One genomic region from Rothia dentocariosa ATCC 17931 encodes:
- a CDS encoding cytochrome c biogenesis CcdA family protein translates to MPHTPVQPLIAIAGVGVLPVASISSTVLDGSLWLSVPLAALAGFISFASPCVLPLVPGYLGYVAGLTGANIPATGASQADGHAEEPVDAKTFALVNSAAARRLASTVPQTQDVVDNHSASAPITTESKAQTPNEYAVTRRKTTWRLLAGVALFIAGFSAIFVLLSVVLAQLGTAPWLKGQSWVTMILGALVVLMGVVFLGGFSIFQTDKRLHRRPVAGLWGAPILGITFGLGWAPCIGPTFAAVQTLVYTGGSGTGKAVVLTLAYCLGLGVPFLLVAWGMGRGVSTLAWARKHRLGIQRVGGAVLILIGVLLMTGLWTELMSWIQAALPAYELPI, encoded by the coding sequence GTGCCGCACACGCCCGTTCAGCCGCTCATCGCTATTGCCGGGGTAGGGGTGCTCCCCGTGGCGAGCATCAGCTCGACCGTGCTAGATGGCTCGCTGTGGCTGTCGGTACCGCTTGCCGCGCTCGCGGGGTTTATTTCTTTTGCCTCTCCATGCGTGCTGCCGCTGGTTCCGGGGTATTTAGGATATGTTGCGGGGCTGACCGGGGCGAATATACCGGCAACGGGCGCATCACAAGCTGATGGGCATGCGGAGGAGCCCGTGGATGCGAAAACTTTCGCCCTCGTGAACTCGGCGGCGGCGCGGCGTTTAGCGTCAACGGTGCCTCAAACACAGGATGTAGTAGACAATCACAGCGCTTCTGCGCCCATAACAACAGAGAGTAAAGCTCAGACGCCGAATGAGTATGCTGTAACTCGCCGCAAAACCACCTGGCGGTTACTCGCCGGAGTTGCCCTGTTTATTGCGGGATTCTCCGCTATTTTCGTGCTTCTCTCTGTTGTCCTCGCCCAGCTCGGCACCGCACCCTGGCTCAAGGGGCAGTCCTGGGTCACGATGATTCTGGGCGCGCTGGTTGTGCTTATGGGAGTCGTATTTCTGGGCGGGTTCTCGATCTTTCAGACCGATAAGCGCTTGCATCGCCGCCCGGTCGCCGGGCTGTGGGGTGCACCGATTCTGGGCATAACCTTCGGGTTGGGGTGGGCACCCTGCATCGGGCCGACCTTCGCGGCCGTGCAGACCCTCGTATATACGGGCGGTTCCGGCACCGGCAAGGCAGTCGTTCTGACTCTCGCATACTGTCTGGGTCTGGGCGTTCCCTTTCTGCTTGTGGCATGGGGCATGGGCAGGGGAGTGAGCACCCTGGCGTGGGCGCGAAAACATCGCCTGGGCATACAGCGGGTGGGCGGTGCCGTACTCATCCTGATCGGGGTACTGCTCATGACGGGGCTGTGGACCGAGCTGATGTCATGGATACAGG
- a CDS encoding TlpA family protein disulfide reductase, whose product MNPMPKPTTPNTPLTRRALLHTGAGICATAAGAVLLSACSSSDDSLAKQANSGDNKGYIAGDGSVTEYQEAERGDPVAFTGELFDGKTVTAESLRGKPVLLNFWYAGCAPCRAEAPDLQKLSEEFKDKIAFYGVNVRDEKNTAEAFERSFNVTYPSFKDVTGKVLLSLSKYVPAQAVPTTVILDEKGRVASRVLGQANPSILKTLVETVTKGA is encoded by the coding sequence ATGAACCCTATGCCAAAACCCACGACGCCAAATACCCCACTCACTCGCCGCGCGCTTCTGCACACGGGTGCGGGTATTTGCGCCACCGCCGCCGGTGCCGTGCTCCTCTCGGCGTGCTCATCCAGCGATGATTCCCTGGCGAAACAGGCGAATTCGGGTGATAACAAAGGCTATATCGCGGGCGATGGTTCCGTCACCGAATACCAGGAAGCCGAACGCGGTGACCCTGTCGCCTTCACCGGCGAACTCTTCGACGGAAAAACTGTAACCGCCGAATCCCTGCGCGGTAAACCGGTACTGCTGAACTTCTGGTACGCCGGATGTGCCCCCTGCCGCGCCGAAGCGCCCGACCTGCAGAAGCTCTCCGAGGAATTCAAAGATAAAATCGCCTTTTACGGCGTGAACGTGCGCGATGAGAAGAACACGGCAGAAGCCTTCGAGCGCAGCTTCAACGTCACCTACCCTTCCTTCAAAGACGTTACGGGCAAGGTTCTTCTCTCGCTCAGCAAATACGTACCCGCGCAGGCGGTGCCCACCACCGTCATCCTGGACGAGAAGGGGCGCGTGGCATCCCGCGTGCTGGGGCAGGCTAACCCATCCATCCTGAAAACCCTTGTCGAGACCGTGACGAAGGGTGCCTAG
- a CDS encoding histidine phosphatase family protein, protein MTTQLTVTVHLMRHGEVHNPERIVYGRLPHYALSEKGQQMVRMSAQEFAQRAQDGAKIVHLVCSPLLRTRESAAPITELLGLEAHADQRVIEADNYFEGEHVTRQGLLRNRKHWGKLYNPLRPSWGEPYLDQVKRMASAIQDAARTAYDKGGEGAQAIIVSHQLPIWVTRLGLEGRLLQHDPRTRQCNLASITSLDFKSTDFDHEMPQVSGYSEPASPLYGGVIQLPGS, encoded by the coding sequence ATGACTACTCAGCTCACGGTTACGGTTCACCTGATGCGCCACGGCGAAGTTCACAACCCCGAACGCATTGTCTACGGCCGTCTGCCGCACTACGCTCTCTCCGAGAAGGGGCAGCAGATGGTGCGCATGAGCGCCCAAGAATTTGCTCAGCGCGCGCAGGATGGTGCCAAGATTGTGCATCTGGTATGCTCACCCTTGCTGCGCACCCGCGAATCTGCCGCGCCAATCACCGAGCTGCTGGGTCTGGAAGCACATGCGGATCAGCGGGTTATCGAAGCCGATAACTATTTTGAGGGCGAGCACGTTACCAGGCAGGGTCTTCTGCGCAACCGTAAACACTGGGGCAAACTCTACAACCCGCTACGCCCATCCTGGGGGGAACCGTACCTTGACCAGGTAAAACGCATGGCATCCGCTATTCAGGATGCAGCACGCACCGCCTACGACAAAGGCGGCGAAGGCGCACAAGCGATTATTGTCTCGCATCAGCTGCCCATCTGGGTCACCCGTCTGGGGTTAGAAGGCCGCTTGCTGCAGCATGACCCGCGCACACGCCAGTGTAACCTTGCCTCGATCACCTCCCTCGACTTTAAGAGCACGGATTTTGATCATGAAATGCCGCAGGTGAGCGGATACTCCGAACCCGCCTCGCCCCTGTACGGCGGTGTAATTCAGCTTCCCGGAAGCTAG
- a CDS encoding glutaredoxin family protein, producing MPEPVIELLTRPGCHLCEDARLTVSEICAEYGLDYTELDITDNPDLLKRHKTEIPVLCIDGEAKDFWRINPKRMRKILDKKLAR from the coding sequence ATGCCTGAACCTGTCATTGAACTTCTGACCCGTCCCGGATGCCATCTCTGCGAGGATGCGCGCTTAACCGTGAGCGAAATCTGCGCTGAATACGGCCTGGACTATACCGAGCTCGATATTACCGATAACCCGGATCTACTCAAACGCCACAAGACCGAAATTCCGGTGCTGTGCATCGACGGCGAAGCGAAGGATTTTTGGCGTATTAACCCCAAACGCATGCGTAAGATTCTCGACAAGAAACTTGCCCGCTAA
- a CDS encoding 30S ribosomal protein bS22, translating to MGSVIKKRRKRMSKKKHRKLLRKTRHQRRNKK from the coding sequence ATGGGTTCCGTTATTAAGAAGCGCCGCAAGCGTATGTCCAAGAAGAAGCACCGTAAACTGCTTCGCAAGACTCGCCACCAGCGCCGCAATAAGAAGTAA
- a CDS encoding FadR/GntR family transcriptional regulator, with translation MAIHRKILRWLETELFEGNIQLGQSLPDDQRIAHAIGVGRSRTRDALKTLEDMELMRLYSGRGKEIIPYLYEEPAAAAAGPIRLHMSTSRYPTRDMLQTRILLESWAVSNIDPDKVSFDEVDEALETLQDDTLSIGEFLDQLLTFHHRLVRLAGNELVVGLLVAIRQSSFDSLLSLMGRLPLWSSTMTRIRVENRAIVDAVKDGDARTARELIAHQLQELYSEAGIELDQAANTPNGMPGDPSEDDEEFQEEEYSEESTDSSEEPEADADVEEHEEAEAEQDTDENIPESEYKAEQEKSPAAQLPKIIREGSTVSRRRQGRMRVPTPVAVGFEEDEAEETASAESTGDTPTADIPEQQETVESTHESPIDPLEETAAHEPQLESVQPEFEDDVLPVDESSESASDDAQDKEPAEEITAEKAPDKSADGSEKSKSSEEAQGTSQDDSASHEDSIESTEDKDAEETPDEQEHVREVYVEKAPVGKISAEELVATGLIPWRTMGQQAENGTSTQTEAEGEDDVIRAPLRRNVPPVRPAQFSPRKSEKPEKAEKPASERISLIRRVRHYFGLDLPHTQAVKLVEAQEAAEQKAADNAKFATEPPKVEPKSASASSPEDAPAAASAETSKSSAAEQEREASTEPKKPAAQPSPAKAAEAPKPAEAPKSSKPSSDATSKSAEPAPEAAPSDKTDSKPAKPAEKSASAPAQSVDSAKREKPAVETPQTDSSDAVKADPSDAPVQRAAANVELEETPEEIRSELQSAITLDEPSPDSVPTPTAEPVAVKRPNRKDSDSQAPAKNVSVAAAAIPQPVPAVARPETANLSGVDSTPVASAVNETENKPADSQPKQKAQADTEKTPVKPAPSPSEIAQASAKPASKKPETKKPAPVAGSASKSASANKKALTAVDANGAPNPFEGFDVLGAVERAHAAEAAAAQKKQAKTQGSASEAKKPAQNGTSKGASALSKGKKNRKRRH, from the coding sequence TTGGCTATTCATCGCAAGATTCTGCGCTGGCTTGAGACCGAGCTTTTTGAAGGCAATATTCAGCTCGGTCAAAGCCTTCCTGACGATCAGCGGATTGCCCACGCCATCGGTGTGGGGCGTTCCCGAACCCGAGATGCACTCAAAACCCTTGAAGATATGGAATTGATGCGCCTGTACTCTGGTCGCGGTAAAGAGATCATTCCTTATCTCTATGAGGAACCGGCGGCTGCGGCTGCGGGGCCTATTCGTCTGCACATGTCTACATCGCGTTACCCAACCCGCGATATGCTGCAGACCCGCATCCTGCTTGAGAGCTGGGCGGTATCTAATATTGACCCCGACAAGGTCTCATTTGATGAGGTTGATGAGGCCCTTGAGACGCTCCAAGACGATACTCTGAGTATTGGTGAGTTTCTTGACCAGCTTTTGACCTTCCACCACCGGCTGGTGCGTTTGGCGGGTAACGAACTGGTCGTGGGCTTGCTGGTTGCGATCCGCCAGTCTTCCTTCGATTCCCTGCTGTCGCTTATGGGACGTTTGCCGCTGTGGAGCAGCACGATGACGCGCATCCGGGTGGAAAACCGTGCCATTGTAGACGCTGTCAAAGATGGCGATGCCCGCACCGCGCGCGAGCTAATTGCCCACCAGCTGCAAGAGCTATACTCCGAAGCTGGCATAGAGCTGGATCAGGCGGCAAATACCCCGAACGGTATGCCTGGTGACCCCTCTGAGGACGACGAGGAATTCCAGGAGGAGGAATACTCCGAGGAAAGCACTGATTCTTCCGAAGAGCCCGAAGCCGACGCTGACGTGGAAGAACACGAGGAAGCGGAAGCAGAGCAGGATACCGACGAGAATATTCCCGAATCAGAATATAAGGCTGAGCAGGAGAAATCTCCGGCCGCGCAGCTTCCAAAAATTATTCGTGAAGGAAGCACCGTTTCACGCCGTCGTCAAGGGCGTATGCGCGTGCCGACCCCGGTGGCCGTGGGCTTCGAGGAAGATGAGGCAGAGGAAACCGCATCCGCCGAGAGCACGGGTGATACTCCCACGGCTGACATTCCCGAGCAGCAGGAAACCGTCGAGAGCACCCACGAGTCTCCAATCGATCCCCTTGAGGAAACCGCGGCGCACGAACCCCAGCTTGAGAGCGTGCAGCCCGAATTTGAGGATGACGTTCTACCGGTTGACGAGTCCAGTGAGTCTGCATCTGACGATGCACAGGACAAAGAGCCTGCTGAAGAGATAACGGCAGAAAAGGCTCCCGACAAGTCTGCTGACGGATCCGAAAAATCCAAGTCTTCGGAAGAGGCGCAGGGCACATCGCAGGACGACTCTGCCTCTCACGAAGACTCGATCGAAAGCACCGAGGATAAAGACGCTGAAGAGACGCCTGACGAACAAGAACACGTCAGGGAAGTCTATGTCGAGAAGGCTCCGGTGGGTAAAATTTCCGCCGAAGAGCTTGTGGCGACCGGCCTTATTCCGTGGCGCACCATGGGACAGCAAGCCGAGAACGGAACCTCAACCCAGACCGAAGCTGAGGGGGAGGACGATGTTATTCGTGCGCCCCTGCGCCGAAACGTGCCGCCCGTGCGACCCGCGCAATTCTCGCCGCGCAAGTCCGAAAAGCCAGAGAAAGCGGAGAAACCCGCGAGCGAGCGCATCAGCCTGATTCGCCGCGTTCGCCATTACTTCGGTCTTGACCTGCCGCATACCCAGGCAGTCAAGCTGGTTGAGGCACAGGAGGCGGCCGAGCAGAAAGCCGCAGACAACGCGAAATTTGCGACAGAACCTCCTAAGGTAGAGCCTAAGTCCGCTTCTGCTTCATCGCCTGAGGATGCCCCTGCCGCCGCCTCTGCCGAGACTTCCAAGTCTTCGGCGGCTGAGCAAGAGCGGGAAGCCTCCACAGAACCGAAGAAACCAGCGGCTCAGCCATCGCCCGCGAAGGCGGCAGAGGCTCCCAAGCCTGCTGAGGCGCCGAAATCCTCGAAGCCATCGAGCGATGCAACTTCTAAGAGCGCCGAGCCCGCGCCGGAGGCAGCACCTTCGGATAAGACAGATTCGAAGCCTGCTAAGCCTGCGGAAAAGTCCGCATCCGCCCCCGCACAGAGCGTAGATTCTGCGAAGCGCGAGAAACCCGCTGTAGAGACCCCTCAGACGGATTCTTCTGACGCTGTGAAGGCAGATCCTTCGGATGCGCCCGTTCAGAGGGCGGCGGCGAATGTCGAGTTGGAGGAAACTCCGGAAGAGATACGTTCTGAGTTGCAGAGCGCGATTACTCTGGACGAGCCTTCGCCCGATTCGGTGCCGACCCCGACCGCTGAGCCCGTGGCGGTTAAACGCCCCAATCGCAAGGATTCAGATTCTCAGGCTCCGGCGAAGAATGTTTCGGTTGCGGCTGCAGCCATACCGCAGCCCGTTCCAGCGGTTGCCCGCCCAGAAACGGCTAATCTGAGCGGTGTCGATTCGACTCCGGTTGCTTCTGCGGTGAACGAAACTGAGAATAAGCCTGCGGATTCTCAACCCAAGCAGAAGGCTCAGGCAGATACCGAGAAAACACCGGTAAAACCCGCCCCGTCACCTTCGGAGATTGCCCAGGCATCAGCAAAACCGGCTTCGAAGAAACCCGAGACGAAAAAGCCTGCGCCCGTAGCAGGTAGCGCTTCGAAGTCTGCATCGGCTAACAAGAAGGCTCTGACGGCAGTAGACGCTAACGGTGCTCCGAATCCTTTTGAGGGCTTCGACGTCCTGGGAGCGGTCGAGCGGGCGCACGCGGCGGAAGCGGCTGCTGCTCAGAAGAAGCAGGCAAAGACGCAGGGCTCCGCAAGCGAGGCTAAAAAACCGGCTCAGAACGGTACTTCTAAGGGCGCCAGTGCCCTCTCGAAGGGGAAGAAGAACCGCAAGAGGCGCCACTAG
- a CDS encoding metalloregulator ArsR/SmtB family transcription factor, with protein sequence MQSDVFSVIADPTRRNIVHLLAEQTRTVGAVVEHLNMSQPTISKHLKVLREARAVTVLVEGQRRLYSLNPEVFDEITAWVADIQAIAHSTKEQRESQIKQASVIEVVDVVESSDDDTAKTEKTEKPSAEAKTEKEVKTEKTAHAGESDTDEHQQRDAEQRPKAIGKTTDETAGEAATAHAQDVQDQDKTSDSDAPAQPVESSSVVEQPEPTPQERVSKALSQRKRFEAFPGSTGSANAGVKPGASLSGERDAEKASGQKDRDGQGASHEAGAHDSHAEGESSAKKKTTTAAIAKPAIFDDEARSAESSVTSGLGPKTSTKSAARIVSKPAQQAAPAASEEGTETAGTVEENEFIPMRPFTPSGSSYQEKPQQSYGYDDGIDDGQQGFSPEARGFVPRSKSQDRTTAQAKPEAVKSEKTDKGVSAQKDAEPSVKGAEQTKAPARSHDTKQPHVEAQTQEHTHVSGAQQPAQQSESAKPAKPSSAESKQASHVAKAEAQKPVKDAHKSAQTKPQKPESPSPQAQTAAKTESAQAQSIREEVSAPKPGSERAAQAHTGKPGAKTEAHTGSQETPAQAAKPAESPIQAAASEKKPEDKPAETTATNAQTATQPGTSSTVSYGIDTAEKSTENGERAVQGTAQKKQTEKGQGNAGSPDTKEPAKPATVRSAKGTASTGAAAKTQEPEKKPAAQVEESLSTAQEPQKSGAETPVEAAPAAAQNMTQAQSEEAKAVEAKLAENAPVKSDSVTFTAVLPVVTPEMSSVQGARPQEDEEAADASDKMKSAASEKSGKNEELPYQTQTEYTSAFGTADTPKEPPRGLLSRVFGRRR encoded by the coding sequence ATGCAATCAGACGTTTTTTCAGTGATCGCGGACCCCACCCGCCGCAATATCGTTCATCTTCTGGCTGAACAAACACGTACTGTTGGTGCCGTTGTTGAGCACTTGAACATGAGCCAACCCACTATCTCAAAGCACCTTAAGGTTCTACGTGAGGCACGGGCAGTCACCGTGCTGGTCGAGGGGCAGCGCCGCCTCTATTCGCTGAACCCTGAAGTATTTGACGAGATCACCGCCTGGGTTGCCGATATACAGGCGATTGCACACAGCACGAAGGAACAGCGGGAGTCACAGATTAAACAGGCTTCCGTGATTGAGGTTGTCGATGTTGTCGAGTCCTCAGACGATGACACCGCGAAAACCGAAAAGACTGAAAAGCCCAGCGCCGAGGCCAAGACTGAGAAAGAGGTCAAGACTGAGAAAACTGCGCACGCTGGCGAGTCTGATACTGACGAGCATCAGCAACGCGATGCAGAGCAGCGCCCTAAAGCTATCGGTAAAACTACCGATGAAACCGCTGGTGAAGCTGCCACTGCCCATGCTCAAGATGTACAAGATCAAGATAAGACCTCGGATTCGGATGCACCCGCCCAGCCCGTTGAATCCTCGTCCGTCGTTGAGCAGCCCGAGCCGACGCCTCAGGAACGTGTATCCAAGGCTCTCTCGCAGCGCAAGCGTTTCGAGGCTTTCCCGGGTTCTACCGGTTCCGCGAACGCTGGCGTGAAGCCCGGAGCGAGCCTTTCGGGCGAGCGGGATGCAGAGAAGGCTTCCGGGCAGAAAGATCGCGATGGGCAGGGTGCTTCCCACGAGGCTGGCGCTCATGATTCGCACGCTGAGGGCGAATCGTCGGCTAAGAAGAAGACGACGACCGCCGCGATTGCAAAACCCGCCATTTTTGATGATGAGGCACGTTCTGCCGAGAGTTCGGTGACCTCCGGTCTGGGGCCGAAGACCTCGACTAAATCCGCCGCGCGCATCGTGTCAAAACCCGCTCAGCAGGCGGCACCCGCCGCATCGGAAGAGGGCACAGAAACCGCCGGAACCGTTGAGGAAAACGAATTTATTCCCATGCGTCCTTTCACGCCTTCGGGGTCTTCCTATCAGGAGAAACCGCAGCAGTCCTATGGGTATGACGACGGAATTGATGACGGTCAGCAGGGGTTCTCGCCCGAGGCTCGCGGCTTTGTTCCCCGGTCAAAGTCGCAGGATAGGACCACCGCACAGGCAAAGCCGGAGGCAGTGAAGAGCGAGAAGACCGACAAGGGCGTGTCAGCTCAGAAGGACGCTGAACCGTCTGTGAAGGGCGCCGAGCAGACTAAGGCTCCCGCGCGTTCGCACGATACGAAGCAGCCTCACGTTGAAGCACAGACTCAAGAGCACACGCACGTTTCGGGCGCTCAGCAGCCTGCCCAGCAATCCGAGAGTGCTAAGCCCGCGAAACCGAGCTCTGCCGAGTCTAAACAGGCCTCTCATGTAGCGAAGGCCGAAGCGCAAAAGCCCGTGAAGGATGCTCACAAGAGTGCTCAGACAAAGCCTCAGAAACCCGAATCACCTTCGCCGCAGGCTCAAACTGCCGCGAAAACAGAATCGGCTCAGGCACAATCGATCCGTGAAGAGGTTTCTGCCCCGAAGCCGGGTTCGGAACGGGCGGCGCAGGCGCATACCGGAAAACCCGGTGCGAAAACCGAAGCGCACACTGGTTCTCAAGAAACCCCAGCCCAGGCTGCGAAACCCGCCGAATCCCCGATACAGGCGGCTGCATCCGAGAAGAAACCCGAGGATAAGCCCGCCGAAACCACGGCGACCAACGCACAAACCGCGACCCAGCCCGGCACATCTTCTACCGTGAGCTACGGCATCGACACTGCCGAAAAGAGCACGGAAAATGGGGAACGTGCGGTACAGGGTACTGCGCAGAAAAAGCAGACCGAGAAAGGTCAGGGGAACGCTGGCTCGCCCGATACCAAGGAACCGGCAAAACCCGCAACGGTTAGGTCTGCTAAAGGTACCGCCTCCACAGGTGCTGCAGCAAAAACTCAGGAGCCCGAGAAAAAGCCGGCGGCTCAGGTGGAAGAGTCATTGTCAACCGCTCAGGAACCGCAAAAATCGGGTGCTGAAACCCCAGTGGAAGCCGCCCCTGCTGCCGCACAGAATATGACGCAGGCACAATCCGAAGAGGCTAAGGCTGTGGAAGCTAAACTCGCCGAGAATGCGCCGGTCAAATCAGATTCCGTGACCTTCACAGCGGTGCTGCCCGTCGTCACCCCGGAAATGAGTTCCGTGCAGGGTGCCCGTCCTCAAGAGGACGAAGAGGCAGCCGATGCCTCTGACAAGATGAAGAGTGCGGCATCCGAAAAATCTGGTAAGAACGAGGAACTTCCGTACCAGACGCAGACGGAATACACCTCAGCATTTGGCACTGCAGATACCCCGAAAGAACCCCCGCGCGGGCTGCTTTCACGCGTTTTCGGAAGGCGCCGGTAA
- a CDS encoding TrkH family potassium uptake protein codes for MMYEQEEVTRRFNPFDIRSYEKLRNLIDTTVFSSPSRTAIASFFLVIVFFTVTLSLPISSVTGEPAPFHHAFFTATSAVTVTGLTTVSTAAQWSVFGQVMILLACQIGGLGALTMTSLLALAIGRKMGLRSKLIAQEELSIGRLGEVGSVLRTVAYTSIGIESTIALVLTPRFLLLGENLPTSLWHGIFYAISSFNNAGFTPHSDGLVPYGHDFFVLAPVSIAVFLGALGFPVLMTIQQKPFRPRDWTLTTKLTVTTTSILFVLGALLWGIAEWANPRTIGNYGAGEKILSSIFASIMTRSGGFNLVDMNDIRPVTGLITDVLMFIGGGSASTAGGVKVTTIAVIMLAIIAEARGDQFVMTFGRTIPVSALRIAISVTMMSTGIVLVGTGVLLAITDQPLVRVLFEVISAYATCGLSNGLSTELPPSGIYVLSLLMFIGRIGTITAATGLALRSRRRLYKYPEERPVIG; via the coding sequence ATGATGTATGAACAGGAAGAGGTCACTCGCCGCTTCAACCCCTTCGATATCCGAAGCTACGAGAAGTTGCGCAACCTTATTGATACGACTGTCTTCTCTTCACCCTCACGAACCGCTATCGCGTCCTTCTTTCTGGTGATCGTTTTCTTCACCGTAACGTTGAGCCTGCCGATTTCTTCGGTCACGGGCGAACCTGCGCCATTTCACCATGCGTTCTTCACCGCCACCAGCGCGGTGACCGTGACCGGTTTGACGACCGTTTCAACAGCAGCCCAGTGGTCCGTATTCGGGCAGGTTATGATTCTGCTCGCCTGTCAGATTGGTGGTTTAGGTGCGTTGACCATGACCTCGCTTCTTGCCCTGGCGATCGGGCGGAAAATGGGTTTGCGCTCTAAACTTATCGCGCAGGAAGAGCTCAGTATCGGGCGTCTCGGTGAAGTCGGCAGCGTGCTTCGCACCGTCGCTTATACCTCAATCGGGATCGAATCGACGATCGCCCTCGTTCTTACCCCGCGTTTTCTGCTTCTTGGCGAGAATCTGCCCACCAGCCTGTGGCACGGTATTTTCTACGCCATTTCGTCCTTTAATAACGCCGGGTTCACCCCGCATTCTGATGGCTTAGTACCCTATGGGCACGATTTTTTCGTGCTCGCACCCGTGAGTATCGCCGTGTTCTTGGGGGCACTCGGATTCCCTGTGCTGATGACGATTCAGCAGAAACCCTTCCGCCCCCGCGACTGGACTCTAACGACCAAACTCACGGTGACGACTACGAGCATCCTGTTCGTGCTGGGTGCCCTGCTCTGGGGCATAGCCGAATGGGCAAATCCGCGTACTATCGGCAATTACGGCGCGGGTGAGAAGATTCTCAGCTCGATTTTCGCTTCCATCATGACGCGCTCGGGCGGGTTCAACCTAGTCGACATGAACGATATTCGCCCGGTCACCGGCCTCATAACCGATGTGCTCATGTTCATTGGCGGCGGCTCAGCATCTACCGCAGGCGGCGTGAAAGTCACCACTATTGCCGTGATTATGCTTGCAATTATTGCGGAGGCACGCGGCGATCAATTTGTGATGACTTTCGGGCGCACGATCCCGGTGTCGGCGCTGCGCATCGCCATTTCGGTGACGATGATGAGTACCGGAATTGTACTTGTGGGCACCGGAGTTCTGCTGGCGATAACAGACCAGCCGCTCGTGCGCGTGCTCTTTGAGGTCATTTCCGCCTATGCAACCTGCGGACTGTCAAATGGGCTCTCCACGGAGCTGCCGCCCTCGGGCATCTATGTGCTCTCCCTGCTCATGTTTATTGGACGAATCGGCACCATTACCGCCGCCACCGGTTTGGCGCTGAGGTCTCGCCGCCGCCTGTATAAGTACCCCGAAGAAAGGCCCGTCATTGGCTAG
- a CDS encoding potassium channel family protein, whose amino-acid sequence MASNHNAPVLIIGLGRFGSATAAQLHAQNKEVLAIEKDPEIAQKWTGVLTHVVSADARDIDALRQLGASDFGSAVVGVGTSIEASVLITANLVDLGVERIWAKAITPSHGKILERIGAHHVVYPEADAGRRAAHLVSGRMLDYIEFDDDFAIAKMRPPKETHGFTLAESDIRAKYGVSVVGIKSPGEEFTYADAATRIHSRDILIVSGQVDLIERFAARP is encoded by the coding sequence TTGGCTAGTAACCATAACGCCCCCGTACTGATTATTGGGTTGGGACGGTTCGGTTCGGCGACCGCCGCCCAGCTTCACGCCCAGAATAAAGAGGTTCTCGCCATTGAGAAAGACCCCGAAATTGCGCAGAAATGGACGGGCGTGCTCACCCATGTGGTCTCGGCAGATGCTCGCGATATTGATGCGCTCAGGCAGCTGGGCGCGAGCGATTTCGGGTCTGCGGTTGTGGGTGTGGGTACCTCAATTGAGGCTTCCGTGCTGATTACCGCGAACCTGGTCGATCTGGGGGTTGAGCGGATTTGGGCGAAGGCGATCACCCCCTCACACGGCAAGATTCTAGAGCGTATTGGCGCGCATCATGTGGTCTACCCGGAGGCGGATGCGGGGCGCCGCGCCGCGCACCTGGTGTCGGGACGCATGCTGGACTATATCGAATTCGACGACGATTTCGCGATCGCCAAGATGCGCCCGCCGAAGGAGACTCACGGGTTTACCCTGGCAGAGTCGGATATTCGCGCGAAATACGGGGTTTCTGTGGTGGGTATTAAGTCTCCTGGCGAGGAGTTTACCTACGCGGATGCGGCAACGCGCATCCATTCCCGGGATATTCTGATTGTCTCGGGGCAGGTGGATCTGATCGAACGTTTCGCGGCCCGCCCGTAG